Proteins found in one Amycolatopsis aidingensis genomic segment:
- the hsaD gene encoding 4,5:9,10-diseco-3-hydroxy-5,9,17-trioxoandrosta-1(10),2-diene-4-oate hydrolase, protein MTEGKYVEIAGGLRLHYHEAGAEHEQTVLLLHGGGPGASAWSNFARNIPVFAKSFRTIAVDQPGFGRSDKPTEHPQYFRHSANAVVGLLDALRIERAHIVGNSLGGGAAVRLALDHPDRAGRLVLMGPGGLSVNVFSPDPTEGIKNLARFAAPPGPSKEKLEAFLRVMVYDQSLITEELVAERFAAASAPESLAAMAAMGASFADPDGYELGMLWREAHRLRQRVLLIWGREDRVNPLDGALLALKTIPRAQLHVFGRCGHWAQLEKFDEFNQLSIDFLTR, encoded by the coding sequence ATGACCGAGGGCAAGTACGTCGAGATCGCCGGTGGCCTCCGGCTGCACTATCACGAGGCGGGCGCCGAACACGAGCAGACGGTGCTGTTGCTGCACGGCGGCGGGCCGGGAGCCTCGGCGTGGAGTAACTTCGCGCGCAACATCCCGGTGTTCGCCAAGTCCTTCCGCACCATCGCGGTGGACCAGCCGGGTTTCGGCCGCTCGGACAAGCCGACCGAGCACCCGCAGTACTTCCGGCACAGCGCGAACGCCGTGGTCGGCCTGCTGGACGCGCTGCGCATCGAGCGGGCGCATATCGTCGGCAACTCGCTGGGCGGCGGCGCGGCGGTGCGGCTGGCGCTGGACCATCCGGACCGGGCAGGCAGGCTGGTGCTGATGGGTCCTGGCGGGCTGAGTGTCAACGTGTTCTCACCCGATCCGACCGAGGGCATCAAGAACCTGGCCCGGTTCGCCGCGCCACCCGGGCCCAGCAAGGAGAAGCTGGAGGCCTTCCTGCGGGTGATGGTCTACGACCAGTCGCTGATCACCGAGGAGCTGGTGGCGGAGCGGTTCGCCGCGGCGAGCGCACCGGAGTCGCTGGCCGCGATGGCGGCGATGGGTGCGTCCTTCGCCGACCCCGATGGCTACGAGCTGGGCATGCTCTGGCGGGAGGCGCACCGGCTACGGCAGCGGGTGCTGCTGATCTGGGGCCGGGAGGACCGGGTCAACCCGCTGGACGGCGCGTTGCTGGCGCTGAAGACCATCCCGCGGGCCCAGCTGCACGTGTTCGGCCGCTGCGGGCACTGGGCCCAGCTGGAGAAGTTCGACGAGTTCAACCAACTGTCCATCGACTTCCTGACCAGGTGA